The Pseudomonadota bacterium genome window below encodes:
- a CDS encoding saccharopine dehydrogenase family protein, whose translation MSKVLIIGAGGVGGVVTHKCTQVPEVFDEIVLASRTVDKCDKINAQVGGSLKTAQIDADNTPELIELIKQYQPQLVVNVALPYQDLSIMDACLATGVDYLDTANYEPPDEAKFCYKWQWDYQERFREKGLMALLGCGFDPGVTNIFCAYARKHHFDEINYIDILDANAGDHGHPFATNFNPEINIREVTARGKYWENGQWLETDPLSIHQTFDFPAIGPKEAYLMYHEELESLVKNIKGLKRIRFWMTFSENYLRHLEVLQNVGMTRIDPIIYEGKEIIPLQFLKAVLPEPSSLGASTRGKTCIGCLIDGKKDGKAKKIFIYNVCDHQECFREVGSQAISYTTGVPAMIGAMLIVNGVWRKPGVFNVEELDPDPFMDKLMIHGLPWQIKEM comes from the coding sequence ATGAGTAAAGTTCTGATTATCGGCGCCGGCGGCGTCGGCGGTGTGGTCACCCATAAATGCACCCAGGTTCCTGAGGTGTTCGACGAAATAGTCCTTGCCAGCAGGACCGTTGATAAGTGCGATAAAATAAATGCACAGGTCGGCGGTTCATTAAAAACCGCGCAAATTGATGCGGACAACACCCCTGAGTTAATTGAATTGATCAAGCAGTATCAGCCCCAACTGGTGGTCAATGTCGCGTTGCCGTATCAGGATTTGTCGATCATGGATGCCTGCCTTGCCACCGGGGTGGATTATCTGGATACGGCAAATTATGAGCCGCCGGACGAGGCCAAGTTCTGCTATAAATGGCAGTGGGACTACCAGGAGCGGTTCCGGGAAAAAGGCCTCATGGCGCTTCTCGGCTGCGGCTTTGATCCCGGGGTGACCAATATTTTCTGCGCTTATGCCCGGAAGCATCATTTTGACGAGATCAATTATATCGATATTCTGGATGCCAATGCCGGTGATCACGGCCATCCCTTTGCCACCAATTTCAATCCGGAAATAAATATCCGTGAAGTCACCGCCAGGGGCAAATACTGGGAAAACGGTCAATGGCTGGAAACCGATCCCTTGTCAATCCATCAGACCTTTGATTTTCCGGCAATCGGCCCCAAGGAAGCCTACCTGATGTATCACGAGGAATTGGAATCCCTGGTAAAAAATATCAAGGGCCTGAAACGTATCAGGTTCTGGATGACATTTTCCGAAAATTATCTGCGGCATCTTGAAGTGCTGCAGAATGTCGGGATGACCCGGATCGATCCAATTATCTATGAAGGAAAAGAGATTATCCCTCTGCAGTTTTTGAAAGCCGTGCTGCCCGAACCCTCGTCCCTGGGCGCTTCCACCAGGGGTAAGACCTGCATCGGCTGCCTTATCGATGGGAAAAAAGACGGCAAGGCCAAAAAAATATTCATCTATAATGTCTGTGATCATCAGGAATGTTTCCGGGAAGTGGGCTCACAGGCCATATCATACACCACCGGGGTGCCGGCGATGATCGGCGCCATGCTCATAGTAAACGGGGTATGGCGAAAGCCCGGAGTATTTAATGTGGAAGAGCTGGATCCTGATCCGTTCATGGACAAGCTCATGATTCATGGCCTTCCCTGGCAGATTAAAGAAATGTAG
- the nspC gene encoding carboxynorspermidine decarboxylase gives MQIDLNNIPTPCYVCDRGKLEENLRIIDSVQKRTGCRILLAFKGFAMFSLFPQISKYLVGASASSLDEARLAREEFGSEVHVYVPAYREEEFAEIAGYADHLVFNSFSQWGFFRDKVAGIKKNISCGIRINPQYSEVETDLYNPCGRYSRLGVTRENFQPDKLSGISGLHFHALCEQNADALQNTLAAVEEKFGPWLKQMDWVNFGGGHHITRADYDIDLLCGLITDFAEKYGVQVYLEPGEAIALNIGVLVTRVLDIVKNEMDIAILDTSAAAHMPDVLEMPYRPEIVGAGKPGEFNHTFRLGGLTCLAGDVIGDYSFPKPLEIGQKLVFQDMGHYTMVKNNTFNGVRLPSIAIYDPQSGTTEIVRKFSYEDYRNRLS, from the coding sequence ATGCAGATTGATTTAAATAATATACCAACTCCTTGTTATGTCTGCGATCGCGGCAAGCTGGAGGAAAACCTCAGGATAATCGATTCGGTTCAGAAACGAACCGGCTGCAGGATTCTCCTGGCTTTCAAGGGATTTGCCATGTTCAGCCTGTTCCCGCAGATCAGCAAGTATCTTGTGGGCGCGTCAGCCAGTTCGCTGGACGAGGCGCGTCTTGCCCGGGAGGAATTCGGCAGTGAGGTGCATGTCTATGTCCCGGCGTACAGGGAAGAGGAGTTTGCTGAGATTGCCGGGTATGCCGATCATCTCGTCTTCAATTCCTTTTCCCAATGGGGATTTTTCAGGGACAAGGTTGCCGGCATCAAAAAAAATATATCCTGCGGTATCCGTATCAATCCGCAATATTCCGAGGTGGAGACCGACCTGTATAATCCCTGCGGCAGATACTCACGTCTTGGCGTGACAAGAGAGAACTTTCAACCGGATAAGCTGAGTGGCATTTCCGGGTTGCATTTCCATGCCCTTTGCGAACAGAATGCCGATGCGCTCCAAAATACCCTTGCAGCGGTTGAGGAAAAATTCGGCCCCTGGCTCAAACAGATGGACTGGGTGAATTTCGGCGGTGGCCATCATATCACCCGGGCCGATTATGATATTGATCTGCTCTGTGGGTTGATCACCGATTTTGCAGAAAAGTACGGGGTACAGGTCTATCTTGAACCGGGGGAAGCCATTGCGCTCAATATCGGGGTGCTGGTGACCCGGGTGCTGGATATTGTAAAGAATGAGATGGATATCGCCATCCTTGATACGTCGGCTGCGGCCCATATGCCGGATGTTCTTGAAATGCCCTATCGTCCGGAAATTGTCGGGGCCGGCAAGCCGGGGGAGTTTAACCATACCTTTCGGCTGGGCGGCCTGACCTGCCTGGCCGGCGATGTCATCGGCGATTATTCGTTTCCCAAGCCCCTGGAAATCGGCCAGAAGCTTGTTTTTCAAGACATGGGCCATTACACCATGGTCAAGAACAATACCTTTAACGGTGTGAGATTGCCGTCCATCGCGATTTATGATCCTCAATCTGGCACAACCGAAATCGTCCGCAAGTTTTCCTATGAGGATTACAGGAATCGTTTGTCATGA
- a CDS encoding PAS domain S-box protein, which translates to MAKNDAELFILKDAVDNAGEAFITIDKDSTVLFFNKAAESVFGYSQKEVLGKPLANILGPACREGHEHAVRRYIQTGQGKLIGHTTEFLAMRKGGETFPAAISFSVARVNDALYFTGIVRDLSEQQNLQNKLINAERLAALGQTVAEITHEIKNPLTIIGGFARRLAKNEQNAQNAEKLNIIVSEVDRLENLLKGLKTYYTPQILNLKRFDLCRIIDEVHALVSDECRSKKIDLEIKLHDTCILIEGDEEKLKQVLINVVKNSIEASGDGGKLSIETRYVENTAEIAVRDSGPGIPEAMKKKIFEPFFTTKQQGTGLGLAVSKRIVEGHAGSSFTIESEEGRGTVVKIALTRY; encoded by the coding sequence ATGGCAAAAAACGACGCGGAACTCTTCATCCTCAAGGACGCCGTGGACAATGCCGGTGAAGCCTTCATCACCATTGACAAGGATTCCACTGTCCTGTTTTTCAACAAGGCGGCCGAATCAGTGTTTGGATACAGTCAAAAGGAAGTGCTGGGAAAACCCCTGGCAAATATCCTTGGCCCGGCCTGCCGCGAAGGCCATGAGCATGCGGTCCGCAGATATATCCAGACCGGCCAGGGCAAACTAATCGGCCACACCACAGAATTTCTGGCAATGCGCAAGGGCGGCGAAACGTTTCCCGCAGCGATTTCATTTTCCGTTGCCAGGGTGAATGATGCACTCTACTTTACCGGCATTGTACGGGACCTTTCGGAACAGCAGAACCTGCAGAACAAGTTGATCAACGCCGAAAGACTTGCGGCGTTAGGCCAGACTGTTGCGGAAATCACCCATGAAATAAAAAACCCCCTGACCATAATCGGCGGCTTTGCCAGGCGCCTTGCCAAAAACGAACAGAATGCGCAGAACGCCGAGAAGCTCAATATCATCGTCAGTGAAGTGGACCGGCTAGAAAATCTTCTCAAAGGCCTCAAAACCTACTACACCCCGCAGATCCTCAATTTGAAAAGATTTGATCTCTGCCGGATTATCGACGAGGTCCATGCCCTGGTCTCAGATGAATGCCGGAGCAAGAAAATCGACCTGGAAATAAAACTCCATGACACCTGCATCCTCATCGAAGGGGATGAGGAAAAACTCAAGCAGGTGCTGATCAATGTCGTCAAAAACAGCATTGAAGCATCCGGGGACGGCGGCAAGCTCTCCATAGAAACCAGGTATGTTGAAAACACCGCGGAAATTGCAGTACGCGACTCAGGACCGGGAATCCCTGAAGCAATGAAGAAAAAGATCTTTGAACCTTTTTTCACCACCAAGCAACAGGGAACCGGCCTGGGGCTTGCTGTTTCAAAAAGAATTGTTGAAGGCCATGCCGGAAGCTCTTTTACCATTGAAAGCGAAGAAGGACGGGGGACGGTGGTGAAGATTGCCCTGACTAGATACTAG
- a CDS encoding DUF3365 domain-containing protein, which yields MAMALGWSIIVVASLVWNLKLYTAENLQIALNVARTHLEKDLLYRKWNTQHGGVYVPITTKTPPNPYMDDQPNRDIKTSDGQSLTLMNPAYMTRQVYELGMVKHQVDGHITSLNPLRPENIADPWEAEALRAFEAGAKEFHAVTKFNDKDVMRLMIPLRTEEDCLSCHAEQGYDEGDIRGGISVTVPMEPFWTAKQQTTRNIWTGHVLFWLLGLLGAGLNFISLNKRIAERKDSEIALENSEARFRELFDRMSSGVAVFNAINNAEDFIFVDINKASEHIERLSREEVIGKSVVEVFPSIKEFGLFEVLQKVWRTGETAQHGAKEYKDNRIRGWRENFVYKLPSGEVVSIYRDMTRAKLAEENLQQAQKMEAIGTLAGGVAHDFNNILTAIIGYAELSLISTPQESNIHGHLEKIVKSGKRATDLVKQILTFSRQTDQERRVLLLQPAIKEALKLLRGTLPTTIEIHQEIETDCDPVLADVTQIHQVIMNLCTNAYHAMREKGGVLSVKLKEVKFDENHPSKHPELGPGKYAQISVRDTGHGMDKETLLRIFDPYFTTKKHGEGTGLGLATVHGIIKNHEGVIDVVSAPDKGTTFTLYFPIVEDKNRYEHIITSKPSLSKIAGRILLVDDEESISQLGEKILRLIGCNVSAFTDSLEAFEAFKAEPDNFDIIMTDQTMPGLTGIELSRKILEMRPDIPIILCTGFSEIVNEQQAKEQGVAEFIMKPLTIHSITEAVRRAQQKIKA from the coding sequence TTGGCTATGGCTTTAGGCTGGTCGATAATTGTTGTCGCGTCTCTTGTCTGGAATCTGAAACTGTACACCGCGGAAAACCTGCAGATTGCCTTGAATGTTGCCCGCACCCATCTTGAAAAAGACCTCCTCTACCGAAAATGGAACACCCAGCACGGCGGCGTATACGTTCCAATCACCACCAAAACACCCCCCAACCCCTATATGGATGACCAGCCCAACCGGGACATCAAAACCTCAGACGGCCAAAGCCTTACCCTGATGAATCCTGCCTACATGACCCGCCAGGTTTATGAACTGGGCATGGTGAAGCATCAGGTTGACGGACACATTACAAGCCTTAACCCTCTCCGTCCGGAAAACATTGCCGATCCATGGGAAGCGGAAGCACTCAGGGCCTTTGAAGCCGGAGCCAAGGAGTTTCACGCGGTAACAAAATTTAACGACAAAGATGTAATGCGCCTGATGATTCCCTTGCGTACCGAAGAGGATTGCCTGAGTTGTCACGCGGAGCAGGGATACGATGAAGGCGACATCCGCGGCGGGATCAGCGTCACCGTCCCCATGGAACCTTTCTGGACCGCGAAACAACAAACCACCAGAAACATCTGGACTGGGCACGTTCTTTTCTGGCTCCTGGGACTGCTGGGCGCCGGGCTGAATTTCATCAGCCTGAACAAACGCATTGCCGAACGAAAAGATTCAGAAATTGCCCTGGAAAACAGCGAGGCACGCTTCCGGGAACTTTTCGACCGGATGAGCAGCGGCGTTGCGGTCTTTAATGCAATAAATAATGCCGAAGATTTTATTTTTGTGGATATCAATAAGGCCTCTGAACATATCGAAAGACTTTCCCGTGAAGAGGTGATTGGAAAAAGTGTCGTGGAGGTTTTTCCAAGCATCAAAGAATTCGGCCTGTTTGAAGTTCTGCAAAAGGTATGGCGGACTGGTGAGACGGCCCAACACGGCGCTAAGGAGTATAAAGACAACCGAATCAGAGGCTGGCGGGAAAACTTTGTCTACAAACTTCCCTCCGGGGAGGTTGTTTCCATTTACAGAGACATGACCCGGGCCAAGCTTGCTGAAGAAAATCTCCAGCAGGCACAGAAGATGGAGGCCATCGGCACCCTGGCCGGCGGTGTTGCGCACGATTTCAACAATATCCTTACCGCAATTATCGGCTACGCGGAGCTTTCACTGATCAGCACCCCGCAGGAAAGCAATATTCATGGCCATCTTGAAAAAATCGTCAAATCAGGAAAACGCGCCACCGATCTGGTAAAACAAATCCTTACCTTCAGCAGACAGACCGACCAGGAACGAAGGGTGCTGCTTTTACAACCGGCAATAAAAGAAGCGCTCAAGCTGCTCCGGGGAACGCTTCCGACAACCATTGAAATTCATCAGGAGATTGAGACTGACTGCGATCCAGTGCTGGCTGACGTAACCCAGATCCATCAGGTTATCATGAATCTCTGCACCAACGCCTATCATGCCATGCGTGAAAAAGGCGGCGTCCTTTCCGTAAAACTCAAAGAAGTAAAGTTTGACGAGAATCACCCTTCAAAGCATCCGGAACTGGGGCCTGGGAAATATGCGCAGATCTCGGTCAGGGACACCGGGCACGGAATGGATAAAGAGACCTTGTTGCGTATCTTCGATCCTTATTTCACCACTAAAAAACACGGCGAGGGGACAGGCCTGGGGTTGGCCACGGTGCACGGAATAATAAAAAACCATGAAGGTGTTATCGATGTTGTAAGTGCTCCGGATAAAGGAACAACATTTACCTTGTATTTTCCCATTGTCGAAGATAAAAACCGTTACGAGCACATAATAACTTCCAAACCTTCTTTATCAAAAATTGCCGGGAGAATCCTGCTTGTTGATGATGAAGAGTCTATTTCCCAGCTGGGAGAAAAAATCCTTCGCCTGATCGGCTGCAATGTCTCTGCGTTTACCGACAGCCTTGAAGCCTTCGAAGCTTTTAAGGCCGAACCGGATAATTTCGACATTATCATGACCGACCAGACCATGCCCGGACTCACCGGAATCGAACTCTCACGGAAAATCCTTGAGATGCGGCCGGACATCCCGATCATTCTCTGTACAGGCTTCAGCGAAATAGTCAACGAACAGCAAGCCAAGGAACAAGGGGTTGCCGAATTCATCATGAAACCACTGACTATCCATTCCATTACCGAAGCAGTCAGAAGGGCGCAACAGAAAATCAAGGCATAG
- a CDS encoding FAD-dependent oxidoreductase, producing the protein MSKALIVKGLDENGQRISSKDFEELIQKAFAKSNNLKLETYGQHNVAGRLKSDGKPVYIEINGPCGQRLGSMGMPGTKIVCNNSASDDVGYLNIGAEITIKGDATNGVCNAMAEGKVYIGGSIGARGLTMTKWNPEYKKPELWVLGSVGDTFAEFNCGGIGIICGIEAKNPHNVLGYRPCVGMVGGEIYYRGKTDDSYSRTNVKDMEPDDRQWQWLMDRMPGYLETIGRKNLLKKLSVRKEWKVLKAITPQERALMFSGPMPMSEFRIKVWDKAFGGDPLRDLAPGLDRSPIGLIETDELRRRRPFWANHESSAPCTFYCPVHIPTIDRLRLIRDGKMDEAYEMILRHTPLPGSVCGAICPNLCMENCSRQTIDSSINVAMLGRSVKDVPAPKVAKSLNKKVAIIGGGPAGMNAAWQLAQAGVEAHIFEKDDKLGGKLAQVIPWDRLPKATWDAEIDRFLNMPNIKVHFGVTMTKSKFTDLKKKYDYVIIGVGTHEPRRIPFPGHEKVITALDFLKSAKSDNPIKVGKKVVIIGAGNVGCDVACDAYKLGAEQVTLVDIQKPLAFGKEKAAAEALGATFRWPVMTKEVTDKGLVTSTGELIPADTVLISIGDIPALSFLSEKIETIFVGGAQWIKANEAGQTSDEKIFAVGDVERPGLATNALGSGKKAAAFIIATIRGEKWKPFDKKVINLKNLTLEHYCPEPSSNSVEAEADRCLSCGKCRDCHLCETICPTNAISRREVPTDVGYEYSSDAGKCIACGFCRDTCPCGIWVMQPF; encoded by the coding sequence ATGAGTAAAGCATTAATAGTAAAAGGGCTTGATGAAAACGGCCAGCGTATCAGCTCCAAAGACTTCGAAGAGTTGATCCAGAAGGCCTTTGCCAAATCAAACAACCTGAAGCTTGAAACATATGGTCAGCACAATGTAGCCGGCCGGCTTAAAAGCGATGGCAAGCCGGTATATATCGAGATCAACGGCCCTTGTGGCCAGCGCCTCGGCAGTATGGGTATGCCCGGCACCAAGATCGTCTGCAACAATTCAGCCTCCGACGATGTCGGTTACCTGAATATCGGCGCAGAGATCACCATCAAGGGTGATGCCACCAATGGCGTCTGCAACGCCATGGCCGAAGGTAAGGTCTATATCGGCGGTTCCATCGGCGCCCGTGGCCTGACCATGACCAAATGGAATCCAGAATACAAAAAACCCGAGCTCTGGGTCCTTGGCTCGGTGGGTGACACCTTTGCTGAATTCAACTGCGGCGGCATCGGCATTATCTGCGGCATTGAGGCGAAAAACCCGCACAACGTTCTCGGTTACCGCCCCTGTGTCGGAATGGTGGGCGGCGAAATCTACTACCGCGGCAAAACCGATGATTCATACTCACGAACCAATGTCAAAGATATGGAACCGGATGACAGGCAGTGGCAATGGCTCATGGACAGGATGCCTGGTTATCTTGAAACCATCGGCAGAAAAAATCTCCTGAAAAAGCTTTCCGTGCGCAAGGAATGGAAAGTCTTAAAGGCGATTACTCCCCAGGAAAGGGCCCTGATGTTTTCAGGCCCCATGCCCATGAGCGAGTTCCGGATCAAAGTCTGGGATAAGGCTTTCGGCGGCGACCCACTCCGGGACCTGGCACCGGGTCTTGACCGGAGCCCCATCGGCCTCATCGAAACCGATGAACTGAGGCGGCGAAGACCATTCTGGGCAAATCACGAGTCCTCAGCGCCCTGCACATTTTATTGTCCGGTACACATACCCACCATTGACCGGTTACGCCTTATCCGTGACGGAAAAATGGATGAGGCCTATGAAATGATCCTCCGGCATACGCCGCTGCCCGGTTCCGTTTGCGGCGCTATCTGCCCGAATCTCTGCATGGAAAACTGCTCACGGCAAACCATTGATTCAAGCATTAATGTGGCCATGCTCGGCCGTTCGGTAAAGGACGTCCCTGCCCCCAAAGTTGCGAAAAGCCTGAATAAAAAGGTGGCGATCATCGGCGGCGGACCTGCCGGAATGAACGCTGCCTGGCAACTTGCCCAGGCCGGCGTTGAAGCACATATTTTTGAAAAGGATGACAAGCTCGGCGGTAAACTTGCCCAGGTTATTCCCTGGGACAGGCTGCCCAAGGCAACCTGGGATGCGGAAATCGACCGCTTCCTCAATATGCCAAATATAAAAGTGCATTTCGGCGTCACCATGACAAAATCGAAATTCACCGATCTCAAGAAAAAATATGATTATGTAATTATCGGCGTGGGAACCCATGAGCCCCGCAGAATTCCGTTCCCGGGTCACGAAAAAGTTATCACCGCCCTTGATTTTCTCAAATCAGCTAAATCCGACAACCCCATTAAAGTCGGCAAAAAAGTAGTTATCATCGGCGCCGGCAATGTAGGGTGCGACGTTGCCTGTGATGCCTATAAACTCGGGGCGGAACAAGTGACCCTGGTTGACATCCAGAAGCCTCTTGCATTCGGCAAGGAGAAAGCTGCAGCCGAGGCGCTGGGCGCCACTTTCCGCTGGCCGGTTATGACCAAAGAGGTAACCGACAAGGGACTGGTCACCTCCACCGGTGAATTGATTCCGGCGGATACCGTGCTCATTTCCATCGGCGATATCCCAGCCCTTTCATTTCTATCGGAGAAAATTGAGACCATCTTCGTTGGCGGCGCCCAGTGGATCAAGGCTAATGAGGCCGGCCAGACCTCGGATGAAAAAATCTTTGCAGTGGGCGATGTTGAACGTCCAGGCCTTGCAACCAATGCACTTGGCAGCGGTAAAAAAGCCGCAGCCTTCATCATTGCAACCATCAGGGGCGAAAAGTGGAAGCCCTTTGATAAAAAAGTCATTAATCTCAAGAATCTTACCCTGGAGCACTATTGCCCTGAACCCTCTTCAAACTCCGTCGAAGCCGAAGCGGACCGCTGCTTGAGTTGCGGAAAATGCCGTGACTGTCATCTCTGCGAAACCATCTGCCCGACAAACGCCATTTCCCGCCGTGAGGTTCCAACCGATGTCGGCTATGAATATTCATCCGATGCCGGCAAATGCATTGCCTGCGGATTCTGTCGCGACACCTGCCCTTGCGGCATCTGGGTCATGCAGCCCTTTTAA